The Burkholderia cepacia ATCC 25416 genome includes a window with the following:
- a CDS encoding DUF6402 family protein, producing the protein MPDVKKVPYYQLESGVFYSGKRWKCHAGVVGCIPIDTQQKISFDRRAPNEPPSPPKAPAPVKPHHTSTPAPAPTEPPAKPQPNDKPRDAEQADKLPEFDLQDIPKAMDKMGWPISAKLARKWFASPRHVYNNDLNSVQPLDDTTVSLDWALKFRGATERFNQLVRQAIYTPNAARAVTKVLAPVVERSFSAGQVSAAGIVIDTSPFLTAPLQFHIAWGFQYQPVSSLDTLDGTAMTDLTGALANFNFYAAVGKAAVTGERFYQYEGENRVFCLEPVARITHVYVYIKDSYSFNDDSLSKSQYLGHWNRNRNRMVLSYAAAVNVFFKSSNLNVGNSTIEEWRYLPAGEEVNKPIDKRTSLFRKFLAKDVYWPVHNKTYRDWRSAHNRGGDFMVYSRPKLIKLDKPIILKFDTVCRTVPAEQ; encoded by the coding sequence ATGCCCGACGTCAAAAAAGTCCCGTATTACCAGCTGGAATCCGGAGTCTTCTATTCCGGCAAACGTTGGAAATGTCACGCTGGAGTGGTCGGATGCATTCCCATCGACACGCAGCAAAAAATCTCGTTCGACAGGCGTGCGCCGAACGAGCCGCCATCGCCGCCCAAGGCACCTGCACCGGTCAAGCCGCATCACACGTCCACCCCTGCGCCAGCGCCCACCGAACCGCCTGCCAAACCGCAGCCGAACGACAAGCCTCGGGACGCGGAGCAGGCCGACAAATTGCCCGAGTTCGATCTGCAGGACATCCCCAAAGCGATGGACAAGATGGGCTGGCCAATTTCGGCCAAGCTGGCGCGGAAATGGTTTGCGAGCCCAAGACATGTCTATAACAACGACCTCAACTCTGTACAGCCGCTCGATGACACGACGGTTTCCCTGGATTGGGCTCTGAAATTTCGCGGTGCAACGGAACGATTCAATCAGCTTGTCCGGCAAGCGATTTACACGCCGAATGCCGCACGCGCAGTAACGAAAGTCCTGGCGCCCGTGGTCGAGCGGAGTTTTTCGGCCGGACAAGTGAGCGCGGCAGGTATTGTTATCGACACCTCCCCGTTTCTGACTGCTCCGCTCCAGTTTCATATCGCCTGGGGATTTCAGTACCAGCCAGTATCATCCCTCGACACGCTCGACGGTACCGCGATGACGGATTTGACCGGCGCCCTGGCGAACTTCAATTTCTACGCTGCCGTAGGGAAGGCGGCCGTTACCGGCGAACGCTTTTATCAATACGAAGGCGAGAACAGGGTCTTCTGTCTCGAGCCTGTCGCGCGGATTACCCACGTCTATGTCTACATCAAAGACAGCTATTCGTTCAACGACGATTCGCTTTCCAAGAGCCAATACCTCGGCCACTGGAACAGGAACAGGAACAGGATGGTTCTGTCCTATGCCGCGGCGGTCAACGTTTTTTTCAAAAGCAGCAACTTGAACGTCGGGAACTCGACTATTGAAGAATGGCGGTATCTCCCCGCGGGCGAGGAGGTCAACAAGCCGATCGACAAACGCACCAGTCTTTTTCGGAAGTTCCTGGCGAAGGATGTCTACTGGCCAGTTCATAACAAGACGTACCGCGACTGGAGGTCGGCGCATAATCGTGGTGGCGACTTCATGGTCTACAGTCGCCCTAAACTCATCAAGCTGGACAAACCGATCATTCTGAAATTCGACACCGTATGCAGAACCGTCCCGGCCGAGCAATGA
- a CDS encoding DUF1289 domain-containing protein, translating into MAVKSPCVEPCVFAGRIGFCVGWLRTRDEVRDWKRRTDRRRHKILNGGTCRQSSCSWCHRRRCADDQTSRAEKQP; encoded by the coding sequence GTGGCCGTGAAATCGCCGTGCGTCGAGCCGTGTGTGTTCGCCGGCCGTATCGGATTCTGCGTGGGCTGGCTGCGGACGCGCGACGAGGTGCGTGACTGGAAGAGGCGGACCGATCGTCGCCGGCACAAGATACTGAACGGCGGCACGTGCCGGCAATCATCGTGCTCATGGTGCCATCGGCGTCGATGCGCCGACGACCAGACTTCCCGCGCCGAGAAACAGCCTTGA
- a CDS encoding metal/formaldehyde-sensitive transcriptional repressor: MSHTVREKQKLLNRVRRIKGQVEAIERALGEERGCNEVLQLITSCRGAMNGLLAVVLEDHIREHLVDAHEPDAHEGSATEQLIDVVHSYFK; this comes from the coding sequence ATGAGCCATACCGTTCGTGAAAAACAGAAGCTGCTGAACCGCGTGCGCCGGATCAAGGGCCAGGTCGAGGCCATCGAGCGCGCGCTCGGGGAGGAGCGCGGCTGCAACGAGGTCCTGCAATTGATCACGAGTTGTCGCGGCGCGATGAACGGGCTGCTGGCCGTCGTGCTGGAAGACCACATTCGCGAGCATCTGGTCGATGCGCACGAACCTGACGCACACGAAGGCAGCGCGACCGAGCAGTTGATCGACGTGGTGCACAGCTATTTCAAGTAA
- the dmeF gene encoding CDF family Co(II)/Ni(II) efflux transporter DmeF, with protein MNAFRDDAFGAGHDHIFLGAAHEQNERRTWMVIGLCSAMMVAEIVGGTLFGSLALVADGLHMSTHAGAMLIAALAYTYARKHADDPRFVFGTGKLGDLAGFTSAIVLAMIAILIGYEAVARLLAPVPIHFGEAIPIAVLGLAVNLASVWLLSGGHHHGHGHGHGHHHGHDHDHDHDDDHHAHHGHGSHTAAHRDHNIRSAYVHVIADAAVSVLAIVGLLLARAFGWVWMDPVAGIVGALVITNWSYGLMRDTGGILLDVNVDRKLAARIRDAIEALGDKVNDLHVWRVGPGHMSAIVSVETVETVRDARFYHALIEGFDGVSHVTVEVMTPAKAA; from the coding sequence ATGAACGCTTTTCGGGATGACGCGTTCGGCGCGGGGCACGACCATATCTTCCTCGGTGCGGCGCACGAGCAGAACGAACGCAGGACGTGGATGGTCATCGGCCTGTGCTCGGCAATGATGGTGGCCGAGATCGTCGGCGGCACGCTGTTCGGGTCGCTCGCGCTCGTCGCCGACGGGTTGCACATGTCGACGCACGCGGGCGCGATGCTGATCGCCGCGCTGGCCTATACCTATGCGCGCAAGCATGCCGACGATCCGCGCTTCGTGTTCGGCACCGGCAAGCTGGGCGATCTGGCCGGCTTCACGAGCGCGATCGTGCTCGCGATGATCGCGATCCTGATCGGCTACGAGGCCGTTGCGCGTCTGCTGGCGCCCGTACCCATTCATTTCGGCGAAGCGATTCCGATTGCCGTGCTGGGGCTCGCGGTGAACCTCGCCAGCGTGTGGCTGCTGAGCGGCGGCCATCACCACGGGCATGGTCATGGGCACGGTCATCATCATGGGCACGACCACGACCATGATCACGACGATGACCATCATGCGCATCACGGTCACGGTTCGCACACGGCAGCCCATCGCGACCACAACATCCGGTCGGCCTACGTTCACGTGATCGCCGACGCGGCCGTGTCGGTGCTGGCCATCGTCGGCCTGCTGCTCGCACGTGCATTCGGCTGGGTCTGGATGGACCCCGTCGCGGGCATTGTCGGCGCGCTCGTGATCACGAACTGGTCGTACGGGCTGATGCGCGATACCGGCGGCATCCTGCTCGACGTCAACGTGGATCGCAAACTGGCGGCGCGCATACGTGATGCGATCGAGGCGCTGGGCGACAAGGTCAACGATCTTCACGTGTGGCGTGTCGGCCCGGGCCACATGAGTGCGATCGTGTCGGTCGAGACCGTCGAGACGGTGCGCGACGCGCGTTTCTACCATGCGCTGATCGAGGGTTTCGACGGCGTGTCGCACGTGACCGTCGAAGTGATGACGCCTGCGAAGGCAGCCTGA
- a CDS encoding DUF1289 domain-containing protein: MAVKSPCIELCAFDGRTGFCVGCLRTRDEARGWKKLTDHRRHQILNDRNRRQAKIRREPGE; encoded by the coding sequence GTGGCCGTGAAATCACCGTGTATCGAGCTGTGCGCGTTCGACGGCCGGACGGGCTTTTGTGTCGGCTGCCTGCGCACGCGCGACGAGGCGCGTGGCTGGAAGAAGCTGACCGACCATCGCCGGCACCAGATACTGAACGATCGCAATCGCCGCCAGGCGAAAATCCGGCGCGAACCGGGAGAGTGA
- a CDS encoding heavy metal sensor histidine kinase: protein MTRSSPASYSLLRRLTLAFAVVAALVFALTGAYLYRSLSAELTRRDDIEISGKLNQFLQLAHASGSAAALRADPAVFHEVLLSHPGVYLGIYDARNRALVEHSDEAGHTLASVIAAPHPASAAGTPFTCAPPGIGTSRCVYARATLPSGDAIQVALARTATDRQSLLESYRVDIWLAAAAGALLVGALGYAVASRGLRPVESLGRQTSRIEAHNLNARLDARGGPVELRELATSVNRMLDRLERAFVRLSQFSSDLAHDMRTPLANVISSSQVTLSRARTTEEYEALIDSNIEECERLQRMIENMLFLARTDNARQHLKTAELDAGGELRRLASYFQALADEAGVSIDVQGEATVAADATLFRRAVSNLASNALEHAQAGSTIELAVSTQGGYAVVEVTNRGAAIPPEQVERIFERFYRIDSSRHGAARNAGLGLAIVKSIMELHRGKVEVASRDGRTTFALHFPRGVEG, encoded by the coding sequence GTGACGCGCAGCAGCCCGGCCTCGTATTCGCTGCTGCGGCGCCTGACGCTGGCGTTCGCCGTCGTCGCCGCGCTCGTGTTCGCGCTGACCGGCGCGTACCTGTATCGCTCGCTGTCCGCCGAGCTGACGCGGCGCGACGACATCGAGATTTCCGGCAAGCTCAACCAGTTCCTGCAGCTTGCGCACGCGAGCGGCTCGGCTGCCGCGCTGCGCGCCGATCCGGCCGTGTTTCATGAAGTGCTGCTGTCGCATCCGGGCGTCTATCTCGGCATCTACGACGCGCGGAACCGCGCGCTCGTCGAGCATTCCGACGAAGCCGGCCACACGCTGGCGTCGGTGATCGCCGCGCCTCATCCGGCCAGCGCAGCGGGCACCCCGTTCACGTGCGCGCCGCCCGGCATCGGCACGTCGCGCTGCGTGTATGCGCGCGCCACGCTGCCGTCCGGCGATGCGATCCAGGTTGCGCTTGCACGCACGGCGACCGATCGCCAGTCGTTGCTCGAAAGCTATCGCGTCGACATCTGGCTCGCGGCGGCCGCGGGCGCGCTGCTGGTCGGCGCGCTCGGTTACGCGGTCGCGTCGCGCGGCCTGCGCCCGGTCGAGAGCCTCGGCCGGCAGACGTCACGTATCGAGGCGCACAACCTGAACGCGCGGCTCGACGCGCGGGGCGGCCCGGTCGAGCTGCGTGAGCTCGCGACGTCGGTCAACCGGATGCTCGACCGCCTCGAACGCGCGTTCGTGCGGCTCTCCCAGTTCTCGTCCGATCTCGCGCACGACATGCGCACGCCGCTCGCCAACGTGATCAGTTCGTCGCAGGTCACGCTGTCGCGCGCGCGCACGACCGAGGAATACGAAGCGCTGATCGATTCGAACATCGAGGAATGCGAACGGCTGCAGCGGATGATCGAGAACATGCTGTTTCTCGCGCGCACCGACAATGCGCGCCAGCATCTGAAGACCGCCGAACTTGACGCGGGCGGCGAGTTGCGCCGGCTCGCGTCGTATTTCCAGGCGCTTGCCGATGAAGCCGGCGTAAGCATCGACGTGCAAGGCGAAGCGACCGTCGCCGCCGATGCGACGCTGTTCCGGCGCGCTGTCAGCAATCTCGCGTCGAACGCGCTCGAACACGCGCAAGCCGGGTCGACGATCGAGCTGGCGGTGTCCACGCAAGGCGGGTATGCGGTCGTCGAAGTCACCAATCGCGGCGCCGCGATTCCGCCCGAACAGGTCGAACGGATCTTCGAGCGCTTCTACCGCATCGATTCGTCGCGGCACGGCGCGGCGCGCAACGCGGGCCTCGGGCTCGCGATCGTGAAATCGATCATGGAGCTGCATCGCGGCAAGGTCGAGGTCGCAAGCCGTGACGGGCGCACGACGTTTGCGCTGCATTTTCCGCGCGGCGTCGAGGGGTAA
- a CDS encoding heavy metal response regulator transcription factor, translated as MRILIVEDEPKMASYLRKGLMEASYTVDIAETGKDGLFLALHEDFDLVVLDVMLPEMDGFEVLRRLRAQKQTPVLLLTAREAIEDKVAGLELGADDYLLKPFAYAEFLARIRSLLRRAPRNVRDILHVADLEVDLIRRRVRRADTRIDLTAQEFALLQLLAEREGEVLTRTFITSQIWDMNFDSDTNVVDAAIKRLRAKIDNAHEKKLIHTIRGMGYVLEDRS; from the coding sequence ATGCGGATACTGATAGTCGAAGACGAACCCAAGATGGCGTCGTACCTCCGGAAAGGGCTGATGGAGGCGAGTTACACGGTCGACATCGCGGAAACCGGCAAGGACGGGCTGTTCCTTGCGCTGCACGAGGATTTCGATCTCGTCGTGCTCGACGTGATGCTGCCGGAAATGGATGGCTTCGAGGTGCTCCGGCGCCTGCGCGCGCAGAAGCAGACGCCCGTGCTGCTGCTCACGGCGCGCGAGGCGATCGAGGACAAGGTCGCCGGGCTCGAGCTGGGTGCCGACGACTACCTGCTCAAGCCGTTCGCGTATGCCGAGTTTCTCGCGCGCATCCGCTCGCTGCTGCGACGCGCGCCGCGCAACGTGCGCGACATCCTGCATGTCGCCGATCTCGAAGTCGACCTGATCCGCCGCCGCGTGCGGCGCGCCGACACCCGCATCGACCTGACCGCGCAGGAATTCGCGCTGCTGCAGCTGCTCGCCGAACGCGAAGGCGAAGTGCTGACGCGCACCTTCATCACGTCGCAGATCTGGGACATGAATTTCGACAGCGACACGAACGTCGTCGATGCCGCGATCAAGCGCCTGCGCGCGAAGATCGACAACGCCCATGAGAAGAAGCTGATCCACACGATCCGCGGGATGGGCTACGTGCTCGAGGATCGTTCGTGA